A window of the Flavobacterium sangjuense genome harbors these coding sequences:
- a CDS encoding ZIP family metal transporter, giving the protein MNYLLPLLSVLIGYLIALLLKPKAKKNLKLLLAFSGSFLLSLTVMHLLPDVYESDNKSVGIFIMCGILFQIILEFFSKGAEHGHVHGHDKLTQIPWLLFISLCIHALLEGFPVGHHHDLAYGIAIHHLPIAIILTTFFLNAQLNKIALFIFMLTFAIMTPLGTLVSDSLPILNEYYTQITAVVIGILFHISSTIIFESSEGHKFNIAKVSMIILGIVLASFL; this is encoded by the coding sequence ATGAATTACTTATTACCTTTACTGTCAGTACTTATCGGTTATTTAATTGCCTTGTTGCTTAAACCAAAAGCAAAGAAAAACCTAAAACTGTTATTGGCGTTTAGCGGTTCTTTTTTATTGTCGTTAACCGTCATGCATTTGCTTCCTGATGTGTATGAAAGTGACAACAAAAGCGTTGGGATTTTTATCATGTGCGGAATTCTATTCCAAATCATTCTGGAGTTCTTTTCCAAAGGTGCCGAACACGGACACGTTCACGGACATGATAAACTGACACAAATACCTTGGTTACTTTTTATCAGTTTGTGTATTCACGCTCTATTAGAAGGTTTCCCTGTTGGACATCATCACGATTTAGCTTACGGAATTGCCATTCACCACTTACCTATTGCCATTATCTTAACAACATTTTTTCTGAATGCGCAGTTAAATAAAATAGCACTGTTTATCTTCATGCTAACTTTTGCCATAATGACGCCATTAGGAACTTTAGTTTCTGATAGTCTTCCAATACTCAACGAATACTACACTCAAATCACCGCTGTTGTCATTGGGATTCTATTCCATATTTCCTCCACCATTATCTTTGAGAGCAGCGAAGGACATAAGTTCAACATCGCTAAAGTTTCGATGATTATTTTAGGAATTGTATTGGCGAGTTTTTTATAA
- a CDS encoding THUMP domain-containing class I SAM-dependent RNA methyltransferase translates to MENFKMIAKTFFGFEEILAKELQQLGAQDVEIGTRAVSFKGDKGFMYKANLSLRTALKILKPIYYFKATNDQNLYKGIQGIDWSKYIGESQTFVIDTTIHSDNFKHSQFVSQKAKDAIVDQFREKTGQRPSIDKDFPDLRINIHIDRDQVSVALDTSGASLHHRGYRTATNIAPINEVLAAGMLLLSGWDGSSDFLDPMCGSGTLLAEAAMIACNIPANINRKEFAFEKWNDWDNDLFDQIIDALMKRTREFHHTIIGYDKAPSAVQKAKDNIMNANLDDYVSIIQGDFFDSKKENTGPLQMVFNPPYGERLNIELERFYREIGDTLKNNYPNTNAWFITANLEALKFVGLRPSRKIKLFNGSLEARLVKYEMYEGSKKGKYMNLEE, encoded by the coding sequence ATGGAGAATTTTAAAATGATTGCCAAAACCTTTTTTGGTTTTGAAGAAATATTAGCTAAGGAATTGCAGCAATTAGGCGCGCAGGATGTTGAAATCGGAACGCGTGCTGTTAGTTTCAAAGGGGATAAGGGTTTTATGTACAAAGCCAATTTGTCGTTGCGTACAGCTTTGAAGATATTAAAGCCGATTTATTACTTCAAAGCGACGAATGACCAGAATTTATACAAAGGCATTCAGGGTATTGATTGGTCGAAATATATCGGCGAAAGCCAAACTTTTGTGATTGATACTACGATTCATTCTGATAATTTCAAGCACTCGCAGTTTGTTTCGCAAAAGGCAAAAGATGCTATCGTTGACCAATTCCGTGAGAAAACAGGGCAACGCCCAAGCATTGATAAGGATTTCCCCGATTTAAGAATTAACATTCATATTGACCGCGACCAGGTTTCGGTAGCACTTGATACTTCGGGTGCTTCGTTACATCATCGTGGTTATAGAACGGCAACGAATATTGCTCCGATTAACGAAGTACTTGCAGCAGGAATGTTGTTGCTTTCGGGTTGGGATGGAAGTTCTGATTTTTTGGATCCAATGTGTGGTTCGGGAACTTTATTAGCGGAAGCCGCAATGATTGCCTGCAATATTCCGGCGAACATCAACAGAAAAGAATTTGCTTTCGAAAAATGGAACGATTGGGATAACGATTTGTTTGACCAGATTATCGATGCGTTGATGAAACGAACCCGTGAATTCCATCATACCATTATTGGTTACGACAAAGCGCCAAGTGCGGTTCAGAAAGCAAAAGACAATATTATGAATGCCAATCTTGACGACTATGTAAGTATCATTCAGGGTGACTTTTTTGACAGTAAAAAAGAAAATACCGGACCATTGCAAATGGTTTTCAATCCGCCATACGGTGAACGTTTGAATATTGAGTTGGAACGTTTTTACAGAGAAATTGGCGATACTTTAAAGAATAATTATCCGAATACTAATGCCTGGTTTATCACGGCAAATCTGGAAGCCTTGAAATTTGTCGGACTACGACCATCACGTAAAATCAAGCTTTTCAACGGAAGTCTGGAAGCGCGTTTGGTAAAATACGAAATGTATGAAGGTAGCAAGAAAGGGAAGTATATGAACTTAGAAGAATAG
- a CDS encoding DUF1572 family protein, whose protein sequence is MINNIYLESIKKQLLYYKTIGEKAIEQLEPEQLFVSVNEDTNSIAVIIKHLSGNMLSRWTDFLTTDGEKEWRNRDSEFEETINTKEELMTSWNKGWDCFFNAINSLTPDQLETIIYIRNEGHSVMEAINRQLAHYPYHIGQIVFYAKMLKQTEWNSLSIPKNKSNSYNAEKFAKEKSIKNFTDDELDKLKK, encoded by the coding sequence ATGATAAATAATATTTATTTAGAAAGCATCAAAAAGCAACTTCTGTATTATAAAACTATAGGAGAAAAAGCAATCGAGCAATTGGAACCTGAGCAATTATTCGTTTCTGTAAATGAAGACACCAATTCGATTGCGGTTATTATAAAACATCTTTCGGGCAATATGCTTTCCCGCTGGACAGATTTCTTGACTACTGATGGCGAGAAAGAATGGAGAAATCGAGATAGCGAATTCGAAGAAACTATCAATACCAAAGAAGAATTAATGACTAGTTGGAACAAAGGCTGGGATTGTTTTTTCAACGCTATCAATTCGTTAACTCCTGACCAACTTGAAACCATTATTTACATTCGCAATGAAGGCCACTCCGTGATGGAAGCCATAAACCGTCAGTTGGCGCATTATCCGTATCATATTGGTCAGATTGTTTTTTATGCCAAAATGCTAAAGCAAACCGAATGGAATTCGCTATCCATTCCGAAGAACAAATCGAATAGTTATAACGCTGAAAAATTTGCCAAAGAAAAAAGCATTAAGAATTTTACGGATGATGAATTAGATAAACTAAAAAAGTAA
- a CDS encoding class I SAM-dependent methyltransferase has protein sequence MSTPENLKSQTTNTKSENWYSSWFDTPYYHILYKDRNYREAQIFMDNLTHYLNLPEKARVLDLACGKGRHAIYLNQLGFDVVGADLSENSIAEANKNKNDTLHFVVHDKRVPFNEKFDAIFNLFTSFGYFENREDDIKTLVAIKESLSEYGFAVIDFMNSQVVIDNLIPEETKEIDGITFHIKRFAIDGFIIKEIDFEDKGEAFHFTEKVRAYTLEDFQNMMNETGIYLLDTFGDYKLKKFHKNTSERLIMIFK, from the coding sequence ATGTCTACACCAGAAAATCTAAAATCTCAAACTACAAATACAAAATCAGAAAATTGGTATTCTTCGTGGTTTGATACGCCTTATTATCACATCCTTTACAAAGACAGAAACTATCGTGAAGCGCAAATTTTCATGGACAATCTCACGCATTATTTAAACTTGCCTGAGAAAGCAAGAGTGCTTGATCTGGCTTGTGGCAAAGGACGACATGCTATTTATTTAAACCAATTGGGATTTGATGTTGTTGGTGCCGATTTATCTGAGAACAGTATTGCTGAAGCCAATAAAAACAAGAATGACACGTTGCATTTTGTGGTGCATGACAAGCGTGTACCTTTCAATGAAAAGTTTGATGCTATTTTCAATTTGTTTACCAGTTTTGGCTATTTTGAAAACAGAGAAGACGATATAAAAACTTTGGTTGCTATTAAAGAAAGCCTGTCAGAATATGGCTTTGCCGTGATTGATTTTATGAATTCACAAGTCGTGATTGATAATTTAATTCCAGAAGAAACCAAAGAAATAGACGGAATCACTTTTCACATCAAACGCTTTGCAATAGATGGTTTTATCATTAAAGAAATTGATTTTGAAGACAAGGGAGAAGCTTTTCATTTTACCGAAAAAGTAAGAGCCTATACTTTGGAAGATTTCCAGAATATGATGAACGAAACCGGGATTTATTTATTGGATACTTTTGGTGATTATAAGTTGAAAAAATTCCACAAGAATACGAGCGAACGTTTAATAATGATTTTTAAATAA
- a CDS encoding OsmC family protein, protein MKISASVKSAFQLHEVTVETENKVKPISISPKPEGFGSSINGGELLFLSLATCFCNDLYREASKRNMKIDSVQVIVSGEFGSEGEPAKNITYEVDVKANDHSDAEIWDLIKTVDKLAEIHNTLRQGINVELKKSRL, encoded by the coding sequence ATGAAAATTAGTGCATCAGTAAAAAGCGCTTTTCAACTTCATGAAGTGACTGTTGAAACAGAAAATAAAGTAAAACCCATTTCGATTAGTCCGAAACCCGAAGGTTTTGGCTCGTCAATTAATGGTGGTGAATTACTTTTCCTGTCGCTGGCTACTTGTTTTTGCAATGATTTATATAGAGAAGCCAGCAAAAGAAATATGAAAATTGATTCCGTACAAGTTATTGTTTCTGGAGAATTTGGAAGCGAAGGTGAACCAGCTAAAAATATCACTTATGAAGTCGACGTTAAAGCAAATGACCATTCAGATGCCGAAATTTGGGACTTGATAAAAACTGTCGATAAGCTTGCTGAAATTCATAATACGCTGCGGCAAGGAATAAATGTTGAATTAAAAAAATCCCGCCTCTGA
- a CDS encoding GNAT family N-acetyltransferase, with protein sequence MTTDSKIFPILTTERLTLRQLSKSDAEEILRLRSDAAINKYLDRKPSKTLDDALSFIKSIIDNELLYWAITKTGEDKLIGTICLFDFQNDINKCEIGYELLTEYQGQGIMLETAKKVIEYANQTLGIKTIDAATHKENQSSIKLLQKIDFKQLNDVNVENADLILFRLIQNVLDN encoded by the coding sequence ATGACCACAGACTCGAAAATATTCCCAATTCTAACAACTGAAAGGCTAACACTTCGGCAGCTTTCAAAAAGTGATGCTGAAGAAATATTGCGATTGCGTTCGGACGCAGCGATAAATAAATACCTTGACAGAAAACCAAGCAAAACACTAGACGATGCCTTGAGTTTCATCAAAAGTATAATTGACAATGAACTTCTATATTGGGCAATTACAAAGACAGGGGAAGATAAACTTATTGGTACAATTTGCTTATTTGACTTTCAGAATGATATTAATAAATGTGAAATTGGATACGAGCTCTTAACGGAATATCAGGGTCAGGGAATTATGCTCGAAACGGCAAAAAAAGTTATTGAGTATGCGAATCAAACACTTGGAATAAAAACAATTGATGCAGCAACGCATAAAGAAAATCAAAGCTCAATTAAACTGCTTCAAAAAATAGATTTTAAACAATTGAACGATGTTAACGTCGAGAATGCGGATTTGATTTTATTTAGACTGATTCAGAACGTTTTAGATAATTAA
- a CDS encoding GNAT family N-acetyltransferase, with product MKLETTRISIVALTKNQLENYLIADNILENELGLTIIPIPRTINDRVKNAITTKLLPAINESPKDNLLYTFWTIIDKAQNCMIGDLCFKGPPNDDGEIEIGYGTYPAFQGKGYMKEAVNQMALWAFQQENVKSIIAKTDPSNIASQRILENNNFLNLGQEGEYITWKLNND from the coding sequence ATGAAGTTAGAAACAACTCGGATTTCAATAGTTGCCCTTACTAAAAACCAACTGGAAAATTACCTTATAGCCGATAATATTCTTGAAAACGAACTTGGACTTACTATTATTCCTATTCCAAGAACAATTAATGACAGGGTAAAAAATGCTATCACCACAAAACTATTGCCTGCCATTAATGAATCTCCAAAAGACAATTTATTGTACACTTTTTGGACAATAATAGACAAAGCACAAAACTGCATGATTGGAGACTTATGCTTCAAAGGTCCGCCAAATGATGATGGAGAAATTGAAATCGGATATGGAACTTATCCTGCATTTCAAGGCAAAGGATATATGAAAGAAGCGGTAAATCAAATGGCGCTCTGGGCTTTTCAACAGGAAAATGTCAAATCTATAATTGCAAAAACTGACCCTTCAAATATTGCTTCACAGCGTATATTGGAAAACAATAATTTTTTAAATTTAGGTCAGGAAGGCGAATACATTACTTGGAAATTGAATAACGATTGA
- a CDS encoding DUF6095 family protein: MPLNKQLLDKGIKYMLYALPLMFIGPSVIYNAFINKQNVWHYLVLAFGIAFCFLAVYFMFKGIKTLTDALFHHDK, encoded by the coding sequence ATGCCTCTCAACAAACAACTTTTAGACAAAGGAATCAAGTATATGCTTTATGCATTGCCACTAATGTTTATTGGACCAAGCGTAATTTATAATGCGTTTATCAATAAGCAGAATGTTTGGCATTATTTGGTATTGGCTTTTGGAATTGCATTCTGTTTTTTAGCCGTTTATTTTATGTTTAAGGGAATCAAAACACTAACCGACGCACTTTTTCATCATGATAAATAA
- a CDS encoding PH domain-containing protein yields the protein MGLFSALLGNAGSVDQETLVKEYQKLLIEGEQIELGFKLIRDTFIFTNKRLILVEKQGITGSKIEYKSIIYKSISRFSVETAGTFDLEAVLKIWVSSEANPSIIKQFNKSVNVYDVQNVLAHHVLR from the coding sequence ATGGGATTATTTTCTGCATTATTAGGAAACGCCGGATCAGTTGATCAGGAAACCTTAGTTAAAGAGTATCAAAAACTACTTATTGAAGGAGAGCAAATTGAATTGGGATTCAAGCTTATCCGCGATACTTTTATTTTCACGAACAAACGACTTATTTTGGTTGAGAAACAAGGAATTACTGGAAGCAAAATCGAATACAAATCTATTATCTACAAAAGTATTTCAAGATTCAGTGTTGAAACTGCAGGAACATTTGACCTTGAGGCTGTGTTGAAAATCTGGGTTTCAAGCGAAGCAAATCCAAGTATCATCAAGCAATTCAATAAATCGGTTAATGTATATGATGTCCAAAATGTATTGGCACATCACGTTTTAAGATAA
- a CDS encoding TerC family protein: protein MEILFTPNALMALLTLTFLEIILGIDNIVFLSIVSGKLKAEDQPKARRVGLLLAMVFRIILLFGITWVMGLKEVLFHVDWGFFEAGVTGQSLIIFGGGLFLLYKSVSEIHHKMEGEEEGTTGKASNSLSAAIIQIALLNIVFSFDSILTAIGMVSNAEPEQGGFGHAGALIIMILAVVISIVIMMIFAGPVSKFVNEHPTIQILGLSFLILIGVMLIAEGSHLAHFRFGANVEVGTIPKGYLYFSIFFSLFVEFLNLRMKKNRKPVKLHNNKIIDRKLKDEDVTN from the coding sequence ATGGAAATTTTATTTACGCCAAATGCCCTGATGGCACTCCTTACACTGACTTTTCTTGAAATCATTCTCGGGATTGACAACATCGTTTTTCTTTCTATCGTTTCCGGAAAATTAAAAGCCGAAGACCAGCCAAAAGCAAGACGTGTTGGGTTATTGCTTGCCATGGTGTTTAGAATTATCCTGCTGTTTGGAATTACATGGGTAATGGGTTTAAAGGAAGTGCTGTTTCATGTTGACTGGGGATTTTTTGAAGCCGGAGTTACAGGACAAAGTCTTATCATTTTTGGTGGTGGCTTATTCCTGTTATACAAATCGGTTTCCGAAATTCATCACAAAATGGAAGGCGAAGAAGAAGGCACAACTGGCAAAGCCAGCAATAGTTTATCTGCAGCCATCATTCAGATTGCGTTATTGAATATCGTTTTTTCTTTCGACAGTATCTTAACGGCCATCGGAATGGTAAGCAACGCCGAACCTGAACAAGGTGGATTTGGACATGCCGGCGCGTTGATTATTATGATTTTAGCGGTAGTGATTTCAATTGTAATCATGATGATTTTTGCCGGACCGGTTTCTAAATTCGTCAACGAACATCCAACGATACAAATTCTTGGTTTATCATTCCTGATTTTAATTGGTGTGATGCTTATTGCCGAAGGTTCTCACCTGGCACATTTTAGATTTGGTGCCAATGTCGAAGTCGGAACGATACCAAAAGGTTATTTATACTTCTCTATTTTCTTCTCTTTATTCGTGGAATTCCTAAACCTGCGAATGAAGAAAAACAGAAAACCTGTCAAGCTGCATAACAACAAGATTATCGACAGGAAATTAAAAGATGAAGATGTAACGAATTAG
- a CDS encoding class I SAM-dependent methyltransferase produces MEPTTPQFDPVKYKNTTHDQWQEAADAWFRWSPTLNKWLGNATEKMLAMAGISTGHHVLDIAAGAGEQSITTAKKVGPSGEVLATDISSNILEYAKKLAEQNGLSNIKTKVMDGENLTLDDETFDAVISRVGLIYFPDQQRALKEMLRVLKPGGKIAAIVYSTPEKNKFFSIPVSIIRNRAKLPPPLPGQPGPFSLGAEGVLEKAFEQAGFINVKSELVDSPLQLPSASACVQFEKESFGALHQMMSNLTNTEKEAIWEEIERELQTFESETGFTGPCEMIVAVGEKP; encoded by the coding sequence ATGGAACCAACAACACCACAATTTGATCCTGTTAAATACAAAAACACAACTCACGATCAGTGGCAAGAAGCAGCCGATGCCTGGTTTCGGTGGAGTCCTACACTGAATAAGTGGCTTGGTAATGCTACTGAAAAAATGCTTGCTATGGCAGGCATTAGCACCGGACATCATGTCCTTGATATCGCTGCAGGTGCAGGTGAACAATCTATAACAACAGCCAAGAAAGTTGGTCCTTCGGGTGAAGTTTTAGCGACCGACATTTCCTCCAATATTTTGGAATATGCCAAAAAATTGGCAGAACAAAATGGGTTAAGTAATATCAAGACAAAAGTAATGGATGGTGAAAACCTGACTCTTGATGATGAAACATTTGATGCCGTTATTTCCAGAGTTGGGCTTATCTATTTTCCTGACCAGCAGCGGGCATTAAAAGAAATGTTGCGGGTACTTAAACCAGGCGGAAAAATAGCAGCTATTGTTTATTCAACCCCAGAAAAAAATAAGTTTTTCTCAATTCCTGTTTCTATTATTCGCAATCGAGCAAAATTGCCACCACCTTTACCGGGACAACCCGGACCTTTTAGCTTAGGTGCCGAAGGCGTTCTCGAAAAAGCATTTGAACAGGCTGGATTTATAAATGTGAAATCAGAACTTGTTGACTCGCCTTTACAGCTTCCGTCAGCAAGTGCGTGTGTGCAATTTGAAAAGGAATCATTTGGCGCCTTGCATCAAATGATGAGTAATTTAACCAACACTGAGAAAGAAGCTATTTGGGAGGAAATTGAAAGAGAACTTCAAACGTTTGAATCTGAAACGGGCTTTACCGGACCATGCGAAATGATCGTAGCCGTTGGAGAAAAACCTTAA
- a CDS encoding DNA topoisomerase IV has product MKKLTLLLFTFLLVSCSEKERNCQDFKTGKFEFTQDINGKKHTSTFTRTENLQIETYNGKTDSASVRWVNDCEFILQKLHPKNMAEEKAISMKILFTEKNSYTFEYSFVGSNKKSRGTVTKLD; this is encoded by the coding sequence ATGAAAAAACTAACCTTACTCCTATTCACATTTTTACTCGTTTCCTGCTCGGAAAAGGAACGCAACTGCCAGGATTTCAAAACCGGAAAGTTTGAATTTACACAGGACATTAATGGCAAAAAACATACATCAACTTTTACACGTACAGAAAATCTTCAGATTGAAACCTATAACGGAAAAACCGATTCGGCTTCAGTGCGTTGGGTAAATGACTGCGAATTCATACTGCAGAAACTGCATCCGAAAAACATGGCCGAAGAAAAAGCTATCAGCATGAAAATTTTGTTTACTGAAAAGAATAGCTATACTTTTGAATATTCCTTTGTGGGAAGCAACAAAAAATCACGTGGCACTGTAACAAAACTAGATTAA
- the murQ gene encoding N-acetylmuramic acid 6-phosphate etherase, producing MNFTKTTEQSSHYEHLEKMSVADLLANINKEDKTVPLAVEKALPQIEALVAKTVEKMKLGGRLFYIGAGTSGRLGIVDASECPPTFGVPFDLVNGLIAGGDKAIRRAVENAEDDKLQAWIDLQEHGITDSDVVIGIAASGTTPYVIGGLEKCNSKNIVTGCITCNEGSPIALTAKFPIVVVVGPEFVTGSSRMKAGTAQKLVLNMISTTTMIQLGKVKGNKMVDMQLSNDKLVDRGVKMIMGEIPVEYEKAAELLKEFGSVRKAVDNYNK from the coding sequence ATGAATTTTACCAAAACCACCGAACAATCCTCACACTACGAACATTTAGAAAAAATGTCGGTTGCCGATTTGTTAGCCAATATCAATAAAGAAGATAAAACTGTTCCACTTGCGGTGGAAAAAGCATTGCCACAGATTGAAGCATTGGTTGCCAAAACCGTAGAAAAAATGAAACTCGGCGGAAGGCTTTTCTATATTGGAGCCGGAACTTCAGGAAGATTGGGAATTGTAGATGCTTCGGAATGCCCACCAACCTTTGGTGTTCCGTTTGATTTGGTTAACGGACTTATTGCCGGTGGTGACAAAGCCATTCGACGTGCGGTAGAAAATGCCGAAGACGACAAACTTCAGGCCTGGATTGATTTACAGGAACACGGCATAACGGACAGCGATGTTGTTATAGGAATTGCCGCTTCAGGAACTACGCCTTATGTTATCGGCGGTTTGGAAAAATGCAATTCAAAAAACATTGTTACGGGCTGCATTACCTGCAATGAAGGAAGTCCGATAGCGTTAACCGCAAAGTTTCCGATAGTTGTTGTGGTTGGACCTGAATTCGTAACCGGAAGTTCCCGTATGAAAGCAGGAACCGCTCAGAAATTAGTGCTGAATATGATTTCTACCACAACGATGATTCAGCTTGGGAAAGTCAAGGGAAACAAAATGGTTGATATGCAATTGAGCAATGACAAACTTGTTGATCGTGGCGTGAAAATGATTATGGGTGAAATTCCGGTCGAGTATGAAAAAGCAGCTGAATTGCTAAAAGAATTTGGCAGCGTTAGAAAAGCGGTTGATAATTACAATAAATAA
- a CDS encoding tetratricopeptide repeat protein yields MKKFLLIALALLSNFANGQTFTKYVDNTQSNGRGFAYTLTIRISLLRTAANSTINSAANGTEYSVELVKVDVDKNKGWYQNGKFYSCSQLEGICNTITFSSIHLQLTYNCQGKVLESNSATFYSIGDTQTMALQPKSVGGSSCNSPTASGIGWVSISDNDTASKISSILQKSNSGNSNTTLGSNTNPGQTKVNGVPANTSGNDPLAHFKTDGKPVSNPMVTKTSSGSGAVDSFTKGYQQGQQISEVATGIVDLFAPTPAQLQRRAAEAAEAERQKKVSDDIERENKEKRFGTLYYYPLIDRATNGDINARMILYLSSYDLWCTKFVPKREEWFNHAFKNKNLDAIMIMSDMEAKLGKERTPYLKEAARLGSLDAMVELGKWYDSKSFTYSGVKSVAGENPEKAIAAFTEAADKGSPNAAYYLGMIYKYGIIEDLSTGGIKNFRKKMHVSYAIAPDEQKAFEWFSKSLQPDYITSLYSKKEWYMKGSYFESKTYLELASMYRKGKVIAKDKDKAKSYEKLHEEYTSYENEKKRRGF; encoded by the coding sequence ATGAAAAAATTCCTTTTGATTGCATTAGCATTATTATCCAATTTTGCTAACGGACAGACTTTTACGAAATATGTTGACAATACGCAAAGTAATGGTCGGGGATTTGCCTATACTTTAACCATTCGGATTTCTTTATTGAGAACTGCTGCCAATTCTACAATAAATTCGGCCGCAAATGGCACAGAATATTCCGTAGAATTAGTTAAGGTCGATGTTGACAAAAATAAAGGTTGGTATCAAAACGGCAAATTTTATAGCTGCTCACAGCTCGAAGGCATTTGCAATACTATAACGTTTAGCAGCATTCATTTGCAACTGACATACAATTGTCAAGGTAAAGTGCTTGAGAGTAATTCAGCCACTTTTTATTCTATTGGCGATACACAAACTATGGCTCTTCAGCCTAAATCTGTTGGCGGTTCAAGTTGTAATTCTCCAACTGCTTCGGGAATTGGTTGGGTAAGTATTAGTGATAATGATACTGCCAGTAAAATTAGTTCTATACTTCAAAAATCAAACAGCGGAAATTCCAATACCACTTTAGGAAGTAATACCAATCCCGGACAAACGAAAGTTAATGGTGTACCTGCAAACACTTCCGGCAATGATCCTTTAGCACATTTCAAAACAGATGGCAAACCAGTTAGCAATCCTATGGTCACGAAGACAAGTAGCGGCTCCGGTGCGGTCGACAGTTTTACTAAAGGTTATCAGCAAGGCCAGCAAATAAGCGAAGTAGCGACTGGAATTGTAGACCTGTTTGCGCCAACTCCGGCACAATTACAAAGAAGGGCAGCAGAAGCAGCAGAAGCCGAAAGACAGAAAAAAGTTAGTGATGATATTGAAAGAGAGAATAAAGAAAAACGATTCGGAACGTTATATTATTATCCCTTAATAGACAGAGCAACAAATGGAGATATAAACGCGCGAATGATTTTATACCTTTCAAGTTATGATTTGTGGTGTACCAAATTCGTCCCAAAAAGAGAGGAATGGTTTAATCATGCCTTTAAAAACAAGAACTTAGATGCTATCATGATAATGTCAGATATGGAAGCCAAACTAGGAAAAGAACGCACTCCTTATTTAAAAGAAGCCGCCAGATTAGGCAGTCTAGATGCCATGGTAGAACTTGGCAAGTGGTATGACAGTAAGAGCTTTACTTATAGTGGTGTGAAAAGTGTGGCAGGAGAAAACCCGGAAAAGGCAATCGCGGCATTTACAGAAGCAGCTGACAAAGGCAGTCCCAACGCAGCGTATTATTTAGGCATGATTTATAAGTATGGTATAATCGAAGATCTCTCAACAGGAGGAATTAAGAATTTTAGAAAAAAAATGCATGTGTCCTATGCTATCGCTCCCGATGAGCAAAAGGCTTTTGAATGGTTTTCGAAAAGCTTACAACCCGATTATATAACCTCATTGTATTCAAAAAAAGAATGGTATATGAAAGGTTCTTATTTTGAAAGCAAAACGTATTTAGAATTAGCCAGCATGTACAGAAAAGGAAAAGTGATTGCCAAGGACAAGGATAAAGCTAAGTCATATGAAAAATTGCATGAAGAATATACTTCCTATGAAAATGAAAAAAAACGTAGAGGATTTTAG